The Neodiprion virginianus isolate iyNeoVirg1 chromosome 5, iyNeoVirg1.1, whole genome shotgun sequence genome contains a region encoding:
- the LOC124305256 gene encoding transcription initiation factor TFIID subunit 2, with product MKKEKTADNSRPYKLAHQILSLTGISFQRKSIIGFVELTIVPLRDTLRLIKLNAKQCRIYRVCLNDTYEAPFQYFDPFLDICQGDGKQRSLEFYSTHHLAAAQRVDPDNNSGELVIQVPPDAAHLVGEGRGLRIGIEFSLEQPQGGVHFVLPDCEGNLAERGAHMYTYSYENSSRLWFPCVDSFAEPCTWKLEFTVDDSMTAVSCGDLVEVVYTPDMRRKTFHYVLNTPACAPNIALAVGPFEIFVDPYMHEVTHFCLPQLLPSLKVSAKYMHEAFEFYEETLSNRYPYSCYKQVFVDEIDEDINAYATMSILNTNLLHSTAIIDQVYITKKAMAQAIAEQFFGCFISMQNWSDTWLPKGISTYLTGLYAKKCFGNNEYREWVQSELQEVVKYEEQFGGIILDPSQPPAPLPIAANTPAPVPRVPDPGFYFPIRNLHTMSPKYIEVLRKKAHLVIRMLEHRIGQELLLQVFNKQLSLAANAAQQKIDSGLWSHMLISTNVFTKAIFTVTGKDMAVFIDQWVRTGGHAKFSLSFVFNRKRNTVELEIRQDTTNQRGIRKYVGPLLVNIQELDGTFKHTLQIEGTVAKADITCHSKSRRNKKKKIPLCTGEEVDMDLSAMDDSPVLWIRLDPEMTLMRAVQIEQPDYQWQYQLRHERDVTAQLEAIEALQNHSTPATRLALTDTIENEHCYYKVRCRAAHCLTKVANAMVATWAGPPAMLAIFRKLFGSASCRRIIKQNNFTNFQHYFLQKTIPVAMAGLRNAHGICPPDVLTFLMDLFKYNDNSKNRYSDNYYRAALVDALGATVTPVISVQQGTAITAESLSIDTKAILEEVTRNLNLEKLLPCYKYTVSVACLKVIRILQKFGHLPSNPHLFRAYAAYGQFIDVRLAALEALIDFTRVDGKWQDMEFLLDMAEMDPHPGVRHRLVRLIVENPPFERAHKHRLDKPDLVDRIWNLINGMLSHDTKLRCDLVDLYYTLYGSKRPLCIPIPELAAITKPRKVGPHISPERDIQPNPVNVNLETPPDIEVVLVQNKRKASPSKDLPGPSNNMSSECGPEAKKQKDDKTPGSNEGKVKSEYYSDNSASLPGIMGTQGPVGFEPGMFKKEQEDHKHKGDSANKGKKKKKDKKKHKHKHKHKHDHKHGKDKDKKEKDKTKDKDKDKEKDKDKDKDKDKDKEKDKDKDNNKSKDKDSNNLKIKDETLSSASSSPSPDASTVTLEFVFP from the exons atgaagaaggaaaaaacggCTGATAACAGCCGACCCTATAAATT aGCTCATCAAATTTTGAGCTTGACTGGAATAAGCTTCCAACGGAAAAGCATAATT GGTTTCGTCGAGCTGACCATCGTACCGCTCAGGGACACTCTACGCCTGATTAAGCTAAATGCCAAGCAATGCAGAATCTACCGTGTTTGTTTAAATGACACTTACGAGGCGCCATTTCAGTACTTTGATCCATTTTTGGACATTTGTCAGGGGGATGGAAAACA ACGATCCTTGGAATTTTATTCCACTCATCATTTGGCCGCTGCTCAGCGAGTCGACCCAGATAACAACTCTGGTGAATTAGTCATTCAAGTACCACCAGATGCTGCTCATCTAGTCGGAGAAGGAAGAGGTCTGAGAATAGGGATTGAGTTTTCACTCGAACAACCACAGGGTGGGGTTCATTTTGTATTACCGGACTGTGAAGGAAATTTAGCTGAG aGAGGGGCACACATGTACACGTACAGCTATGAAAACTCATCTCGACTGTGGTTTCCTTGCGTCGATAGCTTTGCCGAGCCTTGTACCTGGAAGCTGGAATTCACAGTTGATGATTCAATGACGGCAGTTTCTTGTGGAGACTTGGTAGAAGTTGTATACACTCCAGACATGCGGAGAAAAACGTTTCACTATGTTTTAAACACCCCTGCATGTGCTCCGAACATCGCTTTAGCCGTTGG gccatttgaaatatttgtcgATCCCTACATGCACGAAGTCACTCACTTTTGTCTTCCCCAACTTTTACCGTCTCTCAAAGTTTCAGCAAAATATATGCATGAGGCCTTTGAGTTTTATGAAGAAACTCTTTCAAATAGGTATCCGTACTCGTGCTATAAACAAGTATTCGTTGACGAAATTGATGAGGATATCAACGCCTATGCAACAATGAGTATTTTGAA cacaaatttattacactcTACAGCGATTATTGATCAGGTTTACATCACCAAGAAGGCTATGGCGCAGGCAATTGCCGAGCAGTTCTTTGGGTGCTTTATTTCAATGCAGAATTGGTCTGACACCTGGCTTCCTAAGGGGATTTCAACTTACCTAACCGGGctttatgcaaaaaaatgttttggtAACAATGAATATCGTGAATGGGTTCAATCG GAGTTGCAAGAAGTGGTTAAGTATGAGGAGCAGTTTGGAGGAATAATATTGGACCCCTCCCAACCGCCAGCCCCCTTGCCTATTGCTGCTAACACGCCAGCTCCGGTACCAAGGGTCCCAGATCCAGGGTTTTACTTTCCGATCAGAAATCTCCACACCATGTCGCCTAAGTACATCGAGGTACTACGGAAGAAGGCACACTTGGTCATTAGAATGTTGGAGCACAGGATCGGACAAGAACTTCTTTTGCAG GTGTTCAACAAGCAATTATCTCTGGCCGCCAATGCTGCGCAGCAGAAAATTGACTCTGGCTTATGGTCGCATATGCTGATCAGCACAAATGTATTTACAAAGGCGATTTTTACAGTCACCGGTAAAGATATGGCTGTGTTCATCGATCAGTGGGTCAGAACAGGTGGTCATGCGAAATTCAGCCTTAGCTTCGTTTTCAATAGAAAAAG GAATACCGTAGAGTTGGAAATTCGTCAAGATACAACAAACCAGAGAGGCATAAGAAAATACGTTGGCCCTTTACTGGTGAACATTCAAGAACTGGATGGTACTTTTAAACACACGCTACAGATTGAAGGCACTGTCGCTAAAGCAGATATAACTTGCCACAGCAAAAGTAGAcgaaataagaagaaaaagattcCTCTCTGCACTGGAGAAGAGGTCGATATGGATCTGTCAGCTATGGA CGATTCACCAGTACTCTGGATCCGATTAGACCCGGAAATGACGCTTATGCGAGCGGTGCAAATCGAGCAACCTGATTATCAGTGGCAATATCAATTAAGACATGAAAGAGACGTTACTGCTCAATTGGAGGCCATCGAGGCTCTTCAAAATCATTCTACTCCTGCTACTAGATTAGCTTTGACTGATACGATTGAAAACGAACATTGTTATTATAAAGTCAGGTGTCGAGCCGCTCACTGCTTGACAAAG gTGGCTAACGCAATGGTCGCGACATGGGCTGGTCCTCCAGCTATGTTGgcaatttttagaaaattattcgGCTCTGCATCTTGTCGAAGAATTATAAAGCAAAATAACTTCACTAATTTCCAGCATTATTTTCTACAGAAG acAATACCCGTCGCTATGGCTGGCTTGCGCAACGCACATGGCATATGCCCGCCAGACGTCTTGACTTTTTTGATGGACTTATTCAAGTATAATGACAATAGTAAAAATCGCTACTCGGACAATTATTATAGAGCTGCTTTGGTTGACGCCTTAGGGGCGACTGTTACTCCAGTGATCAGCGTGCAACAAGG CACGGCTATTACTGCAGAGTCGCTGTCGATAGACACAAAAGCCATTCTTGAAGAAGTAACGAGGAATTTGAATTTAGAGAAACTGCTGCCATGTTACAAGTACACGGTCAGCGTCGCGTGTTTGAAGGTCATAAGAATATTACAGAAATTTGGACATTTACCTAGTAATCCGCATTTATTCAGAGCTTACGCTGCATATGGACAATTTATTG ATGTTCGGTTAGCTGCATTGGAAGCATTGATAGACTTTACAAGAGTAGATGGCAAATGGCAGGATATGGAGTTCTTACTCGACATGGCAGAAATGGATCCTCACCCTGGGGTGCGGCACAGATTAGTTAGGCTGATTGTGGAAAACCCACCATTTGAAAGAGCCCATAAACATAGACTGGACAAACCTGATCTTGTCGATCGTATTTGGAATTTGATCAA CGGCATGCTGTCTCACGATACAAAGCTGAGGTGCGACTTGGTTGATCTCTACTATACCTTGTATGGCAGTAAACGACCTCTCTGTATACCAATTCCAGAGCTTGCGGCCATCACCAAACCGAGAAAAGTCGGACCTCATATTAGCCCAGAGCGTGAT ATACAACCAAACCCGGTCAATGTGAACCTCGAAACTCCACCTGACATTGAGGTCGTGCTTGTTCAGAATAAAAGGAAAGCTTCTCCGAGTAAGGACCTACCTGGTCCGTCTAATAACATGTCTTCTGAGTGTGGCCCTGAAgctaaaaaacaaaag GATGATAAAACCCCGGGATCAAACGAGGGTAAAGTTAAATCGGAATACTACAGTGACAACTCTGCATCCTTGCCAGGAATTATGGGCACGCAGGGCCCTGTTGGTTTCGAGCCTGGGATGTTCAAGAAAGAACAGGAGGACCACAAACATAAGGGAGATTCTGCAAATAAG ggtaagaagaagaagaaagacaAGAAGAAGCACAAACATAAACACAAGCATAAACATGATCACAAGCATGGAAAAGACAAGGATAAAAAAGAGAAGGATAAAACTAAAGATAAAGATAAGGACAAGGAAAAGGACAAGGACAAAGATAAAGACAAGGATAAGGACAAAGAAAAGGATAAGGacaaagataataataaaagcaAGGATAAGGATTCAAATAATCTCAAAATTAAAGATGAGACCTTAAGTTCGGCTAGCTCGAGTCCAAGTCCAGACGCGAGTACTGTTACATTAGAATTCGTTTTCCCATGA